A single Lactuca sativa cultivar Salinas chromosome 8, Lsat_Salinas_v11, whole genome shotgun sequence DNA region contains:
- the LOC122195514 gene encoding uncharacterized protein LOC122195514 — MIPAVRACGFALRKNKDLPRMKRWSGTKKLKWVDVNKIWSKMQEGLPPRQNMLPGDGEMTSFYYMSFQEYVYGEGKAVPSPVRDHFRRQDESSSSMSSSGRSHGRGRGSGKHKLDELLKRVHALEQHVFMNQQKPIEVFFEEVNNEQFWNDIIFEEPTVSQRNYDEQEERNDNAGNKFDDDVPDDDELIIMGNVDYFHDDDDDKEVTPDKPRSRKPSQFLCTPYTEVFVLFINC, encoded by the exons atgattccggctgttcgtgcatgtggatttgcattgagaaaaaataaagactTGCCTCGGATGAAAAGATGGAGcggaacaaaaaaattgaaatgggttgacgtgaacaagatttggtcaaagatgcag gaggggctaccaccaagacaaaacatgttaccgggtgatggtgagatgacatctttttattatatgtcatttcaagagtatgtatatggtgaagggaaagcagttccatccccagtacgggaccattttaggagacaagacgaatcttcgtctagtatgtcgtccAGTGGTCGCTCTCATGGTAGAGGTCGGGGCAGTGGGAAACACAAGCTAGACGAGTTGTTGAAACGGGTACATGCACTGGAGCAACATGTGTTTATGAATCAACAAAAACCTATAGAGGTTTTTTTTGAAGAAGTGAATAATGAACAATTTTGGAACGACATTATTTTTGAGGAACCGACAGTGTCACAAAGAAATTATGATGAACAG gaggagaggaatgacaatgcagggaacaaatttgatgatgatgtgccgGATGATGACGAACTTATAATAATGGGAAATGTAGATTAttttcatgatgatgatgatgacaaagaagttacacccgataaaccTAGGAGTCGAAAACCATCACAATTTTTATGCACTCCTTACACCGAGgtattcgttttatttataaactgttga